DNA sequence from the Cupriavidus sp. WKF15 genome:
CTTGGTGGTGCCAATCCTGGGAACAACCTGCCGCATACCTCGCTTTCGCACAGGAATTGGGCGCCCTGATTGCGGGCGATCGGTCCGCTGACGTGCTGGCAGGTCATCTTCAGGCTTCGATTATCGCCCTTCAGGCACGTGCATGAAAGCTCCTCCGCGCGGCCGTTCACACCTTTTGATGTCGATCCGGCTTTGCTGCAAGGCAGATTCAAGCCGGTTTTTGATCACCCTTCGCCCTGCGGGCATTCCTGATGTCCAGATTCCGCAAAGCTGGCACGGCTGTTGCAGTAGTGAGTTCGCCCGCATCACCGAAACCCTAATAAACGAAATCCGAGCCAAAAAGGAAAAGGAGAAGGAATCCATGAAGAAGTTGGCCCTTGCAGTCAGCGCGGTCGTTCTCTGTAGCTCCGCTGCCACCGCATTCGCCCAAAGCGCCGCCGACGCGCCAGCGGCAGCGCCAGCCCCGGCTGCCGCTGCCGCCGAGCCCGCGTCGCCGCATACGTTCACGGCGAACGTCGCGCTGGTGTCGGACTACCGCTATCGCGGTCTCAGCCAGTCCAACCGCCGTCCGGCCATCCAGGGCGGCTTCGACTATGCGCACGAGAGCGGCTTCTACATCGGCAACTGGAACTCCAGCATCAGCTGGATCTCGGACGCCGACAAGTCGGTGTCGGCACCGATCGAGATGGACTTCTACGGCGGCTTCAAGAACACCTTCAAGGCCAGCGACCTCGAGTTCAACTATGACGTCGGCGTGCTGCAGTACTTCTATCCGGGCGGCTACAGCCAGCCGCGTCCCTACACCACCGAGCTCTACGCCGGCATCGGCTACGGCCCGGTATTCCTGAAGTACTCGCAGGCGCTCACCAACCTGTTCGGCATTGCCAACAGCCAGTACAGCAGCTACATCGACCTGAGCTTCAATTACCCGCTGAATGTGTGGGACCTGACGCTGAATGCGCATGTCGGTTACCAGAACGTCCAGCACATCAGCGCGGCCTCTTACCTGGACTGGAAGCTTGGCCTGACCAAGGACCTGGGCAAGGGCTTCTCGGTGGCAGTGGCCTATATCGGCACCAACGCGAAGGACTCGTTCTACACCAACAGCTATAACCACAACGTCGGCAACAACACGGGGTGGGTGTCCCTTTCCAAGACTTTCTAATTGAGCTTCAGTCAGGGCACGCCGCGGCGGCGTGCCCACAGGAGAAATCGATGAAACTGATCATCGCAGTCATCAAGCCTTTCAAGCTGGACGAGGTGCGCGAAGCACTGTCTGACGTCGGCGTGTCGGGCATCACCGTGACCGAAGTCAAGGGCTTCGGCCGCCAGAAGGGCCACACCGAGCTGTACCGCGGCGCCGAGTACATCGTTGACTTCCTGCCCAAGGTGAAGATCGAGGTGGCAGTGCCCGACGACGTGGTCGACCGCGCCATCGAGGCCGTCGAAAAGTCGGCCCGCACCGGGAAGATCGGCGACGGCAAGATCTTCGTGGCGCCGATCGAGCAGGTCATCCGCATCCGCACCGGCGAGACCGGCAGCGATGCCCTGTGACAGTACAACGACAAGAGGCTAGACAAATGAAAACCTGGTTCAAGCGAATCCTGACGGCGGGCGCGATGGCGCTGGCCATCGGCACGGCCGGTGTAGGCCTGTCCACTCATGCCGTCGCGCAGGACAAGCCCGCGGCCGAGGCTTCCGCGCCGGCCGCTGCCGCCGCGCCAGCGGCGGCGCCTGCAGCCGCCGCCGCTCCCGCTGCCGCTCCCGCCGCCGCTGCCGCGGCTGCCCCGGCCGAAGCGGCTGCCGCGCCGGCCGCGCCCGTGCCCAACAAGGGCGACACCGCCTGGCTGCTGGTCAGCACGGCCTTCGTGATCCTGATGACGCTGCCGGGCCTGGCACTGTTCTACGGCGGCCTGGTGCGCTCCAAGAACATGCTGTCGGTGCTGATGCAGTGCCTGGTGATCTTCTCGCTGGTTGCGCTGCTATGGGCCGTCTATGGCTACAGCTTCGCCTTCACCGAGGGCAATGCCTTCTTCGGCGGCACCGACCGGCTGTTCATGAAGGGGCTCACGGTCGACGCCGTGGCGGCCACCTTCAGCAAGGGCGTGGCCGTGCCGGAACTGGCCTACTTCGCCTTCCAGTGCGCCTTTGCCTGCATCACCTGTGGCCTGATCATCGGTGCCTTTGCCGAGCGCGCCAAGTTCTCGGCCGTGCTGGTGTTCGTGGCGCTGTGGTTCACCTTCTCTTACATCCCGATTTCCCACATGGTCTGGTTCTGGCCGGGTCCGGACTCGTTCACCGACGCCGCAGCGGGTACGGCCGCAACGGCCAAGTCCGGCTGGCTGTTCCAGAAGGGCGCGCTCGACTTCGCCGGTGGCACCGTGGTGCACATCAACGCCGCCGTGGCTGGCCTGGTGGGTGCCTTCATGTTCGGTAAGCGCATCGGCTTCGGCCGCGAGGCGATCCGTCCGCACAGCCTGACCTTCACCATGGTCGGTGCCTCGCTGCTGTGGTTCGGCTGGTTCGGCTTCAACGCCGGCTCGGCGCTGGAAGCCAACGGCTCGGCCGCGCTGGCCTTCGTCAACACGCTGCTGGCCACCTGCGCCGCGGTGCTGGCGTGGACCTTCGGCGAGTGGATCGGCAAGGGCAAGCCCTCGATGCTGGGTGGTGCCTCGGGTGCTGTGGCAGGCCTGGTGGCCATCACCCCGGCAGCCGGCTTCGTCGGCCCGATGGGTTCGATCGCAATCGGCCTGCTGGCTGGCCTGCTGTGCCTGTGGGGCGTGACCGGCCTGAAGCGCATGCTGGGCATGGACGACTCGCTCGACGTGTTCGGCGTGCACGGCGTTGGCGGCATCCTGGGTGCGCTGCTGACCGGCGTATTCGCCGCGCCGAGCCTCGGCGGCACCGGCATCTACGACTACGTGGCCAACAAGGTGGCGGACGACTACTCGATCGCCGGCCAGGTCTGGATCCAGTTCCAGGGCGTGCTGACCACCATCGTGTGGTCCGGCGTGGTGGCCTTCGTGGCCTACAAGCTGGTGGACATGCTGATCGGCCTGCGGGTGCCGGAAGAAGAAGAGCGCGAGGGCCTGGATATCACCTCGCACGGTGAAACCGCTTATGAGGTCTGATCGCAAAGGTGTTGTGCTGGAGAGCTGATTGGGAATCGACTCTCAGGAGTATTGCCCGGCCATGTGCCGGGCTTTTTTGTCTGGCTTTTTTGTCTGGGGCAGGGCGATA
Encoded proteins:
- a CDS encoding TorF family putative porin, whose protein sequence is MKKLALAVSAVVLCSSAATAFAQSAADAPAAAPAPAAAAAEPASPHTFTANVALVSDYRYRGLSQSNRRPAIQGGFDYAHESGFYIGNWNSSISWISDADKSVSAPIEMDFYGGFKNTFKASDLEFNYDVGVLQYFYPGGYSQPRPYTTELYAGIGYGPVFLKYSQALTNLFGIANSQYSSYIDLSFNYPLNVWDLTLNAHVGYQNVQHISAASYLDWKLGLTKDLGKGFSVAVAYIGTNAKDSFYTNSYNHNVGNNTGWVSLSKTF
- a CDS encoding P-II family nitrogen regulator is translated as MKLIIAVIKPFKLDEVREALSDVGVSGITVTEVKGFGRQKGHTELYRGAEYIVDFLPKVKIEVAVPDDVVDRAIEAVEKSARTGKIGDGKIFVAPIEQVIRIRTGETGSDAL
- the amt gene encoding ammonium transporter, which encodes MKTWFKRILTAGAMALAIGTAGVGLSTHAVAQDKPAAEASAPAAAAAPAAAPAAAAAPAAAPAAAAAAAPAEAAAAPAAPVPNKGDTAWLLVSTAFVILMTLPGLALFYGGLVRSKNMLSVLMQCLVIFSLVALLWAVYGYSFAFTEGNAFFGGTDRLFMKGLTVDAVAATFSKGVAVPELAYFAFQCAFACITCGLIIGAFAERAKFSAVLVFVALWFTFSYIPISHMVWFWPGPDSFTDAAAGTAATAKSGWLFQKGALDFAGGTVVHINAAVAGLVGAFMFGKRIGFGREAIRPHSLTFTMVGASLLWFGWFGFNAGSALEANGSAALAFVNTLLATCAAVLAWTFGEWIGKGKPSMLGGASGAVAGLVAITPAAGFVGPMGSIAIGLLAGLLCLWGVTGLKRMLGMDDSLDVFGVHGVGGILGALLTGVFAAPSLGGTGIYDYVANKVADDYSIAGQVWIQFQGVLTTIVWSGVVAFVAYKLVDMLIGLRVPEEEEREGLDITSHGETAYEV